From the genome of Dickeya aquatica, one region includes:
- a CDS encoding MFS transporter: MNTVSTAAGVLQKKTNARYWIVVMLFIVTSFNYGDRATISIAGSAMSKEIGLDAVGMGYIFSAFSWAYVIGQIPGGWLLDRFGSKRVYFWSIFSWSLFTLLQGFVDLFHGSAIVVSLFMLRFMVGLCESPSFPGNSRIVAAWFPAQERGTAVAIFNSAQYFATVIFAPIMGWLTHEVGWAHVFWFMGGLGIIISFLWLKMIHDPKDHPGVNKAELEYIEAGGALVNMDAGAAKKEVARGEKWHQIKQLLTSRMMVGVYLGQYCINALTYFFITWFPVYLVQARGMSILKAGFVASIPAICGFVGGVLGGVISDYLMRRTQSLTLARKTPIVLGMLLSMSMVICNYVSTEWVVIAVMAAAFFGKGIGALGWAVMADTAPKEISGLSGGLFNMFGNISGIVTPIAIGYIVGATGSFNGGLVYVGIHAFVAILSFLFIVQDIKRIELQPYKPQ, translated from the coding sequence ATGAATACTGTCAGCACGGCGGCAGGCGTATTACAAAAGAAAACCAACGCCCGTTACTGGATTGTCGTGATGCTGTTTATTGTCACGTCATTCAATTATGGCGATCGTGCCACCATCTCTATTGCCGGCTCGGCGATGTCCAAAGAAATCGGACTCGATGCGGTCGGCATGGGGTATATCTTCTCCGCATTCTCCTGGGCCTATGTTATCGGCCAAATTCCCGGCGGCTGGCTGCTTGACCGCTTTGGTTCTAAACGCGTTTATTTCTGGAGCATTTTTAGCTGGTCGCTGTTTACCCTGTTGCAAGGGTTTGTGGATCTTTTCCACGGTTCAGCGATTGTCGTTTCCTTGTTTATGCTGCGTTTTATGGTGGGGCTGTGCGAATCCCCGTCATTCCCTGGCAACAGTCGCATTGTGGCGGCCTGGTTCCCGGCTCAGGAGCGTGGAACCGCAGTGGCTATCTTCAATTCCGCACAATATTTTGCGACGGTTATCTTCGCGCCCATCATGGGCTGGCTGACGCACGAAGTGGGCTGGGCGCATGTGTTCTGGTTCATGGGCGGCCTTGGCATCATCATCAGCTTCTTGTGGCTTAAGATGATTCACGACCCGAAAGACCATCCTGGCGTCAATAAAGCCGAGCTGGAGTACATCGAAGCGGGTGGTGCGCTGGTCAACATGGATGCTGGTGCGGCCAAGAAAGAGGTCGCTCGCGGTGAAAAATGGCATCAAATTAAGCAATTACTGACCTCCCGCATGATGGTTGGGGTCTATCTCGGCCAATACTGCATCAATGCGCTGACCTACTTCTTCATTACCTGGTTCCCGGTGTATCTGGTGCAGGCACGCGGCATGTCGATTCTCAAAGCCGGTTTCGTGGCTTCCATTCCGGCGATTTGCGGATTTGTCGGCGGGGTGCTCGGTGGGGTGATTTCCGATTATCTGATGCGTCGCACCCAGTCACTCACACTGGCCCGCAAAACGCCGATTGTGCTGGGTATGTTGCTCTCGATGTCGATGGTGATTTGTAACTACGTCTCAACCGAGTGGGTCGTCATTGCGGTGATGGCTGCCGCCTTCTTCGGCAAAGGCATTGGCGCGCTGGGCTGGGCGGTGATGGCAGATACAGCACCGAAAGAAATCAGCGGCTTGAGCGGTGGCCTGTTCAACATGTTCGGCAATATTTCCGGCATCGTCACACCGATTGCGATTGGCTATATCGTTGGCGCAACCGGCTCTTTCAACGGTGGCCTGGTGTATGTCGGCATCCATGCATTTGTCGCGATTCTGAGCTTCCTGTTTATCGTTCAAGATATCAAGCGTATCGAACTGCAACCGTATAAGCCCCAGTGA